The following proteins come from a genomic window of Corallococcus sp. NCRR:
- a CDS encoding hybrid sensor histidine kinase/response regulator, translating into MNEAQAGWIAASGGVPLPLHELLQQLPAFFGLYRGPGHHIEFSTATRLPLLDTRGQVGIPLREACPQLGGPGWHEAWDRVFATGEALHLREASARARTADEELFFNLSLLPRRDAQGRVEGVLAFAVDVTELVRIRRAAWTTAAWRTERLQAMTAALSEALTPGQVVEVAAREGAIAMGALTGLVVVPAGAALDVFERAAAHGFSPGELEGWQRFEVSATCPLTDVTRTREPCALGSWTECMARYPRLAQLSRERTLAAWACVPLVSGGRVFGSLGLGFGDARDFDAPERAFLLTVGRLCAQALDRARLYDEERAARSVAEAASRAKDAFLATVSHELRTPLTSILGWSQMLRQGLLGEDKRQRAVEAIERNARAQRQLIEDLLDISRIANGRLRLEPVPLELGHVVEAALDAVRPTALARELTLDVSVDADGVPLFGDPDRLQQVVWNLLSNAIKFTPPGGRVMVSARTRDEGAELVVRDDGEGIPADFLPFLFQRFQQADTGVSRQHGGLGLGLSIVRHLVELHGGTVTAASDGLGKGATFTVVLPRSRVGTAPGSSRVPRPVEGLTLPRFPELEGQRVLVVDGQPDAREWMSVLLTRVGAHVLTATNVTDAMDEVRRSPPTVLVTDVTLAGEDGYSLLYRLRALPWESGGGVPALAVTAAARREDRDRALRAGFSAFVTKPLDAVELLTAVARLAPPPNPAEP; encoded by the coding sequence ATGAACGAAGCCCAGGCCGGGTGGATCGCGGCGTCCGGCGGTGTGCCCTTGCCGCTGCATGAGCTGCTTCAGCAGCTCCCTGCCTTCTTCGGCCTCTACCGCGGCCCCGGCCACCACATCGAGTTCAGCACCGCCACGCGCCTGCCGCTGCTCGACACGCGCGGCCAGGTGGGCATCCCGCTGCGCGAGGCCTGTCCCCAACTGGGAGGTCCCGGCTGGCACGAGGCCTGGGACCGCGTCTTCGCCACCGGAGAAGCCCTGCACCTGCGCGAGGCCTCCGCCCGCGCGCGCACCGCCGACGAGGAACTCTTCTTCAACCTGTCCCTGCTGCCGCGACGCGATGCCCAGGGGAGGGTGGAGGGCGTGCTCGCCTTCGCGGTGGACGTGACGGAGCTCGTGCGCATCCGCCGCGCCGCGTGGACCACCGCGGCCTGGCGCACCGAACGCCTCCAGGCGATGACCGCCGCGCTGTCGGAAGCGCTCACCCCCGGGCAGGTGGTGGAGGTGGCCGCGCGCGAGGGCGCCATCGCCATGGGGGCCCTCACCGGCCTGGTGGTGGTGCCCGCGGGCGCGGCCCTGGATGTCTTCGAGCGCGCGGCGGCGCATGGCTTCTCCCCGGGTGAGCTGGAGGGCTGGCAGCGCTTCGAGGTCTCCGCGACCTGCCCCCTCACGGACGTGACGCGCACCCGCGAGCCCTGCGCGCTGGGCTCGTGGACGGAGTGCATGGCGCGCTACCCGAGGCTCGCGCAGTTATCCCGCGAGCGGACCCTGGCGGCGTGGGCGTGCGTGCCGCTGGTGAGCGGCGGGCGCGTGTTCGGCTCGCTGGGCCTGGGCTTCGGCGACGCGCGCGACTTCGACGCGCCGGAGCGCGCCTTCCTGCTGACGGTGGGCCGTTTGTGCGCGCAGGCGCTGGACCGCGCGCGGCTGTACGACGAGGAGCGCGCGGCCCGGAGCGTCGCGGAGGCGGCCAGCCGCGCCAAGGACGCGTTCCTCGCCACGGTGTCCCATGAGCTGCGCACGCCGCTCACGTCCATCCTCGGCTGGTCGCAGATGCTGCGGCAGGGCCTGCTGGGCGAGGACAAGCGCCAGCGCGCGGTGGAGGCCATCGAGCGCAACGCCCGCGCGCAACGACAGCTCATCGAGGACCTGCTCGACATCAGCCGCATCGCCAACGGCCGTCTGCGCCTGGAGCCGGTGCCGCTGGAGCTGGGCCACGTGGTGGAGGCGGCGCTGGATGCCGTCAGGCCCACGGCGCTCGCGCGCGAGCTGACGCTCGATGTCTCCGTGGACGCGGACGGCGTGCCGCTGTTCGGCGACCCGGACCGCTTGCAGCAGGTGGTCTGGAACCTGCTCTCCAACGCCATCAAGTTCACGCCGCCCGGAGGACGCGTGATGGTGTCCGCGCGCACGCGCGACGAGGGCGCGGAGCTGGTGGTGCGCGACGACGGCGAGGGCATCCCCGCGGACTTCCTGCCCTTCCTCTTCCAGCGCTTCCAGCAGGCGGACACCGGCGTGAGCCGCCAGCACGGAGGCCTGGGGCTGGGCCTGTCCATCGTGCGGCACCTGGTGGAGCTGCACGGCGGCACCGTGACGGCCGCCAGTGACGGGTTGGGCAAGGGCGCCACGTTCACCGTCGTGCTGCCCCGCTCGCGCGTGGGCACGGCCCCGGGGTCCTCGCGCGTGCCGCGCCCCGTGGAGGGCCTGACGCTGCCGCGCTTCCCGGAGCTGGAGGGCCAGCGCGTGCTGGTGGTGGACGGCCAGCCGGACGCGCGCGAGTGGATGTCCGTGCTGCTCACCCGCGTGGGCGCGCACGTGCTCACCGCCACCAACGTCACCGACGCCATGGATGAGGTGCGCCGCTCCCCGCCCACGGTGCTGGTGACGGACGTGACGCTGGCCGGAGAGGACGGCTATTCGCTCCTGTACCGGCTGCGCGCGCTGCCCTGGGAGTCCGGAGGCGGCGTGCCCGCGCTCGCCGTCACCGCCGCCGCGCGCCGCGAGGACCGCGACCGGGCCCTGCGTGCCGGCTTCAGCGCCTTCGTCACCAAGCCGCTCGACGCGGTGGAGCTGCTCACGGCGGTGGCGCGCCTTGCCCCTCCGCCCAATCCGGCTGAGCCCTGA
- a CDS encoding TetR/AcrR family transcriptional regulator: MTKQPKNPQEDATGGALRADARRNRERLLVAAHDVFSERGADASLADVAKRAEVGIGTLYRHFESREALLAATCDEQLLTLAKKSRERSESLPALEALRVYLEELAHSASMYKGLAASLGIVLKNHTEGCDATTAEGERLLKAAQHAGEVRSDVLLDDVVCMAMAISLAVAENASGPKRVHRLTGMFFDGLRSRPEPRSTRQR; encoded by the coding sequence ATGACAAAGCAGCCAAAGAACCCGCAGGAGGACGCGACGGGCGGAGCTCTGCGCGCGGACGCACGGCGCAACCGGGAGCGGCTGCTCGTGGCGGCGCATGACGTGTTCTCCGAGCGCGGCGCGGATGCGTCGCTCGCCGACGTGGCGAAGCGGGCGGAGGTCGGCATTGGCACGCTCTACCGTCACTTCGAGTCGCGGGAAGCGCTCCTCGCCGCGACGTGTGACGAACAACTGCTGACGCTCGCGAAGAAGAGTCGCGAACGTTCGGAGTCACTGCCCGCGCTCGAAGCGCTGCGCGTCTACTTGGAGGAGCTCGCGCACTCGGCGAGCATGTACAAGGGGCTCGCGGCGTCGCTGGGTATCGTCCTCAAGAACCACACCGAGGGCTGCGACGCGACGACGGCCGAGGGCGAGCGTCTGCTGAAGGCCGCCCAGCACGCGGGCGAGGTGCGGAGCGACGTCCTCCTGGATGACGTGGTGTGCATGGCGATGGCCATCTCCCTCGCCGTCGCGGAGAACGCCTCGGGCCCCAAGCGCGTCCACCGCCTCACCGGGATGTTCTTCGACGGGCTGCGCTCCCGCCCCGAGCCACGCAGCACGCGTCAACGCTGA
- a CDS encoding lipocalin-like domain-containing protein — MGRGLVIGVVVVLAALGVAVGVVLRDTEDTGPANAGGMTVASAMGGDGGTEGYARAMEPRPFHFPEDHGPHPDFRTEWWYWTGNLETQDGRAFGYQFTLFRSALSPEQPKRESGWGTRQVFMGHFTLTDVSAGKFHVTERFSRAAQGLAGADGAPFHVWLQDWDVRGEGTNGGTWPMHLRAQGDGVTLELTLDEGKPPVLQGDKGLSQKGAERGNASYYYSMPRMPSRGTVSVDGQTVQVKGESWMDREWSTSALSGDQVGWDWFALQLSDGSDLMLYQLRKKDGSKDAFSAGTYIPLAGEAVHLSADDMRLEPRGTWKSPRGGEYPAGWRVQVPKVSLELTVTPKLPDQELPVLVRYWEGAVTVDGTREGRPVQGRGYLEMTGYADAPRSDETVRSRTP; from the coding sequence ATGGGGCGGGGACTCGTCATCGGGGTGGTGGTGGTGCTCGCCGCGCTGGGCGTGGCGGTGGGCGTGGTGCTGCGGGACACGGAGGACACCGGGCCCGCGAACGCAGGCGGCATGACGGTCGCTTCCGCGATGGGCGGAGACGGCGGCACGGAGGGCTACGCGCGCGCGATGGAGCCCCGGCCCTTCCACTTCCCGGAGGACCACGGCCCCCACCCCGACTTCCGCACCGAGTGGTGGTACTGGACGGGCAATCTGGAGACGCAGGACGGGCGCGCCTTCGGCTACCAGTTCACGCTGTTCCGCAGCGCGCTGTCGCCAGAGCAGCCGAAGCGTGAGTCCGGCTGGGGCACGCGGCAGGTCTTCATGGGGCACTTCACGCTCACGGACGTGAGCGCGGGGAAGTTCCACGTCACCGAGCGCTTCAGCCGCGCGGCGCAGGGCCTGGCGGGCGCGGACGGGGCGCCCTTCCATGTCTGGCTTCAGGACTGGGACGTGCGCGGCGAAGGCACGAACGGCGGCACGTGGCCCATGCACCTGCGCGCGCAGGGCGACGGGGTGACGCTGGAGCTGACGCTGGACGAGGGCAAGCCGCCGGTGCTCCAAGGCGACAAGGGTTTGAGCCAGAAGGGCGCGGAGCGGGGCAACGCGTCCTACTACTACTCGATGCCGCGCATGCCTTCGCGGGGCACGGTGTCGGTGGACGGGCAGACGGTGCAGGTGAAGGGCGAGAGCTGGATGGACCGCGAGTGGAGCACCAGCGCGCTGAGCGGCGACCAAGTGGGCTGGGACTGGTTCGCGCTCCAGCTCTCCGACGGCAGCGACCTGATGCTCTACCAGCTGCGCAAGAAGGACGGGTCGAAGGACGCCTTCAGCGCGGGCACGTACATTCCCTTGGCGGGTGAGGCCGTGCACCTGAGCGCGGACGACATGCGGCTGGAGCCGCGAGGCACCTGGAAGAGCCCGCGTGGCGGCGAATACCCGGCGGGCTGGCGCGTCCAGGTTCCCAAGGTGTCGCTGGAGCTGACCGTGACGCCGAAGCTGCCGGACCAGGAGCTGCCGGTGCTGGTGCGCTACTGGGAGGGCGCGGTGACCGTGGACGGCACTCGAGAGGGCCGGCCCGTGCAGGGGCGCGGCTACCTGGAGATGACTGGCTACGCGGACGCGCCCCGGAGCGACGAGACCGTGCGCAGCCGCACGCCGTGA
- a CDS encoding DUF6194 family protein, with the protein MTGAISLEALAEYIQDAFRDVHVDTSTPDLFFFAGDERKHPFATIVTRDTEFDHHSELDRGDGVFRLNLGVSKESFQKLFPEPDPNVDYTDLDVLLPHPAYARMFWLSVVNPSHETLRLLRPYLKEAHDLQVNRGARG; encoded by the coding sequence ATGACGGGAGCCATCAGCCTGGAAGCGCTGGCGGAATACATCCAGGACGCGTTCAGGGACGTGCACGTGGACACCTCCACGCCGGACCTCTTCTTCTTCGCGGGGGACGAGCGGAAGCATCCCTTCGCGACCATCGTCACGCGGGACACCGAGTTCGACCACCACTCGGAGCTGGACCGCGGCGACGGCGTGTTCCGGCTGAACCTGGGCGTGAGCAAGGAGAGCTTCCAGAAGCTGTTCCCGGAGCCGGACCCGAACGTGGACTACACCGACCTGGACGTGCTCCTGCCGCACCCGGCCTACGCGCGGATGTTCTGGCTGAGCGTGGTCAACCCCAGCCACGAGACGCTCCGGCTGCTGCGCCCGTACCTGAAGGAGGCCCACGACCTCCAGGTGAATCGGGGCGCCCGGGGCTGA
- a CDS encoding ABC transporter ATP-binding protein — translation MPSSPSDSRPLVELRAVTKSYAEGDSVREVLSGTSLALHRGEFVVLLGRSGSGKSTLLNLISGIDQATHGEILVEGRDLGRMPERDRTLLRRERIGFIFQAFNLLPTLTVEENVRLPLELLGRSGAEAGARARELLTRVGLGTRANSFPDRLSGGEQQRVAVARALAHAPPLLLADEPTGNLDEETGGQVLDLLEGLTRQGNACALIVTHEPAMAARADRVLTLEHGRLVDRPGGARGRGTTP, via the coding sequence ATGCCCTCCTCTCCCTCCGATTCGCGGCCCCTCGTCGAACTGCGCGCCGTCACCAAGTCCTACGCGGAAGGTGACTCCGTGCGCGAGGTGCTCTCCGGCACGTCGCTCGCCCTGCACCGGGGCGAGTTCGTGGTGCTGCTGGGCCGCAGCGGCTCCGGCAAGTCCACGCTGCTCAACCTCATCAGCGGCATCGACCAGGCGACGCACGGTGAAATCCTGGTGGAGGGCCGTGACCTGGGGCGCATGCCGGAGCGGGACCGCACGCTGCTGCGCCGCGAGCGCATTGGCTTCATCTTCCAGGCGTTCAACCTGCTGCCCACGTTGACGGTGGAGGAGAACGTGCGGCTGCCGCTGGAGCTGCTCGGCCGCTCGGGCGCGGAGGCCGGCGCGAGGGCGCGGGAGCTGCTGACACGCGTGGGCCTGGGGACGCGCGCGAACAGCTTCCCGGACCGGCTCTCCGGCGGAGAACAGCAGCGCGTGGCGGTGGCGCGAGCCCTGGCCCACGCCCCGCCGCTGCTGCTCGCGGACGAGCCCACGGGCAACCTGGACGAGGAGACGGGCGGGCAGGTGTTGGACCTGCTGGAGGGGCTCACGCGGCAGGGAAACGCCTGCGCGCTCATCGTCACGCACGAGCCCGCGATGGCGGCGCGCGCGGACCGCGTGCTGACGCTGGAGCACGGGCGGCTGGTGGACCGCCCCGGCGGCGCGCGCGGACGGGGGACGACGCCATGA
- a CDS encoding NmrA/HSCARG family protein — translation MATKSEVVLVLGATGQQGGATARALLKDGWRVRALVRDLASARARELEAAGVELVCGDMGDRASLDRAVAGAYGVFSIQPSSPQVHYGVTDDDEVRFGTSIADAAKAAGVEHFIYTSVLGLRPGTGVGHFETKWRIEEHVRASGLRATIVRPGTFMELLLLPNMGLTPRGLQFFIQPEQPMQFIAGEDIGVLTARVFADPRTYVGTTLEMAGDSLTGNALAEKIGRATGTSIAYSRFPPEVLAANPMLRKLVKLFEDGFVFESADIPALRRLAPGLLTFDAWLERGGAAAIRERFAAS, via the coding sequence ATGGCGACGAAGAGCGAAGTCGTGTTGGTGCTGGGCGCGACCGGACAGCAGGGCGGCGCGACGGCGCGGGCATTGCTGAAGGACGGCTGGCGGGTCCGCGCGCTCGTGCGGGACCTGGCGAGCGCCAGGGCCCGGGAGCTTGAAGCGGCGGGCGTGGAGCTGGTGTGTGGGGACATGGGGGACCGCGCGTCGCTCGACCGTGCGGTCGCGGGGGCGTACGGCGTCTTCAGCATCCAGCCCAGCTCGCCACAGGTGCACTACGGCGTCACGGACGACGACGAGGTCCGCTTCGGCACCTCCATCGCGGACGCGGCGAAGGCGGCGGGCGTGGAGCACTTCATCTACACGTCGGTGCTGGGGCTTCGTCCCGGCACGGGGGTGGGCCACTTCGAGACCAAGTGGCGCATCGAAGAGCACGTCCGGGCGAGCGGCCTCCGTGCGACCATCGTGCGGCCGGGGACATTCATGGAGCTGCTGCTGTTGCCGAACATGGGCCTGACACCGCGGGGGCTTCAGTTCTTCATCCAGCCGGAGCAGCCCATGCAGTTCATCGCGGGGGAGGACATCGGCGTACTGACCGCGCGCGTGTTCGCGGATCCGCGCACGTACGTGGGGACCACGCTGGAGATGGCGGGGGACTCGCTCACCGGCAACGCGCTCGCGGAGAAGATCGGCCGGGCCACCGGGACGTCCATCGCCTACTCAAGGTTTCCGCCAGAGGTGCTCGCGGCGAACCCGATGCTGCGCAAACTGGTGAAGCTGTTCGAGGATGGTTTTGTGTTCGAGAGCGCGGACATCCCGGCGCTGCGGCGGCTGGCGCCGGGCCTGCTCACGTTCGATGCGTGGCTGGAGCGCGGGGGCGCCGCGGCCATCCGGGAGCGCTTCGCGGCATCGTGA
- a CDS encoding FtsX-like permease family protein codes for MRALLARSSLRHLGGHPWLTALSLLGIAMGVAVVVSIDLASGSALRAFEQSTDVVAGRATHQITGGTSGLQEGVYTALKLRPDAPDAAPVVQGFVQVEGGNHRTLTLLGLDPFAEAPFRDFSSGGAVGDVGALLTRPGAVVMGAKTARSLGVKAGDTLPVTVTGLRRELRVSALLTPSQETTERALESLLIADVSTAQEVLGLEGRLTRVDLRLKGGEAQASALRATLPPGAELVQTSGRAGTVEQMTRAFRTNLTALSLLALVVGMFLIYNTMTFSVVQRRGMLGRLRAVGVTRGELFAVVLGEALLLGIVGTTAGLLLGILMASGLVGLITRTINDLYFVVNVRRLSLEPFTLFKGLSLGLGATVLAALVPAWEAARAAPVTALRRSTVEDVSRHRAPRLAVLGVFILALSAAVLAWPTQALLPAYTGLFGVLLGSSLLVPWVTEKLTVAAARPLGALFGPLGRMAARGVTASLSRTAVALAALMVAVATTVGVGLMVSSFRGTVAAWLESALQADVFVSPPSLVARRGDSSLVPGLAEKLRSTPGVEASGSIRVIHVRINDVDTDLLAVDFAKGHERTYRFKEGRAEDVWRQLDASPDALIVSEPFAFHRGVHAGDTLRVATDKGPHDFRVAGVYFDYGSDVGTVLMPRATYEHWYEDRGVSGLSLFAAPGQDVDELVARVRDRAGGEQALNVRANRALRQASMEVFDRTFTITQVLRLLAIGVAFVGVLSALMSLQLERAREFAVLRATGLTPGQLWGMVSMQTGLLGLLAGLFSVPLGLALAYVLVHVINQRSFGWTLQLVVAPGVVVQALVLALVAAALAGLYPAWRMARANPAMALREE; via the coding sequence ATGAGGGCGCTGCTCGCGCGCTCCAGCCTGCGGCATCTGGGCGGGCACCCGTGGCTGACGGCGCTGTCGCTGCTGGGCATCGCGATGGGCGTGGCGGTGGTGGTGTCCATCGACCTGGCGAGCGGCAGCGCGCTGCGCGCCTTCGAGCAGTCCACGGACGTCGTCGCGGGCCGCGCCACGCATCAAATCACCGGCGGCACGTCCGGCCTGCAGGAGGGCGTCTACACGGCGCTGAAGCTGCGGCCGGACGCACCGGACGCGGCGCCCGTGGTGCAGGGCTTCGTGCAGGTGGAGGGCGGCAACCACCGCACGCTCACGCTGCTGGGCCTGGATCCGTTCGCGGAGGCGCCGTTCCGGGACTTCTCCTCCGGAGGCGCGGTGGGGGACGTCGGCGCGCTGCTCACGCGGCCCGGCGCGGTGGTGATGGGCGCGAAGACGGCGCGGAGCCTGGGCGTGAAGGCCGGGGACACGCTGCCGGTGACGGTGACGGGGCTTCGGCGGGAGCTGCGCGTGTCGGCCCTGCTGACACCTTCGCAGGAGACGACGGAGCGCGCGCTGGAGTCGCTGCTCATCGCGGACGTCTCCACCGCGCAGGAGGTGCTGGGCCTGGAGGGGCGGCTGACGCGCGTGGACCTGCGCTTGAAGGGCGGAGAGGCGCAGGCTTCGGCGCTCAGGGCCACGCTGCCGCCGGGCGCGGAGCTGGTCCAGACGTCCGGGCGCGCGGGCACGGTGGAGCAGATGACGCGGGCGTTCCGCACCAACCTCACCGCGCTGTCGCTGCTGGCGCTCGTGGTGGGGATGTTCCTCATCTACAACACGATGACGTTCTCCGTGGTGCAACGGCGCGGGATGCTGGGCCGGCTGCGCGCGGTGGGCGTGACGCGGGGTGAGCTGTTCGCGGTGGTGCTGGGCGAGGCCCTGCTCCTGGGCATCGTGGGCACGACCGCGGGGCTGCTGCTGGGCATCCTGATGGCGAGCGGTCTGGTGGGCCTCATCACCCGCACCATCAACGACCTGTACTTCGTGGTGAACGTGCGGCGTCTGTCCCTGGAGCCGTTCACGTTGTTCAAGGGCCTGAGCCTAGGCCTGGGCGCGACGGTGCTGGCGGCGCTGGTGCCCGCGTGGGAAGCGGCGCGGGCGGCACCGGTGACGGCGCTGCGGCGCTCGACGGTGGAGGACGTGTCGCGCCACCGGGCGCCCCGGCTGGCGGTGCTGGGGGTATTCATCCTCGCCCTCTCGGCGGCGGTGCTCGCGTGGCCCACGCAGGCGCTGCTGCCGGCGTATACGGGACTGTTCGGCGTGCTCCTGGGCAGTTCGCTGCTGGTGCCCTGGGTGACGGAGAAGCTGACGGTGGCGGCGGCGCGGCCGTTGGGCGCGCTGTTCGGTCCCCTGGGACGCATGGCTGCGCGCGGCGTGACGGCGAGCCTGTCGCGCACGGCGGTGGCGCTGGCGGCGCTGATGGTCGCGGTGGCGACGACGGTGGGCGTGGGCCTGATGGTGTCCAGCTTCCGAGGCACGGTGGCGGCGTGGTTGGAGTCCGCGCTACAGGCGGACGTGTTCGTGTCGCCGCCGTCCCTGGTGGCGCGGCGCGGGGATTCGTCGCTGGTGCCGGGGCTCGCGGAGAAGCTGAGGTCCACGCCGGGGGTCGAGGCGAGCGGCTCCATCCGCGTCATCCACGTGCGCATCAACGACGTGGACACGGACCTGCTGGCGGTGGACTTCGCGAAGGGCCACGAGCGGACGTACCGCTTCAAGGAAGGGCGCGCGGAGGACGTGTGGCGGCAACTGGACGCGTCACCGGACGCGCTCATCGTGTCGGAGCCCTTCGCGTTCCACCGGGGCGTGCACGCGGGAGACACGCTGCGCGTGGCCACCGACAAGGGGCCCCACGACTTCCGCGTGGCGGGTGTGTACTTCGACTATGGCTCCGACGTGGGGACGGTGCTGATGCCGCGTGCCACGTATGAGCACTGGTACGAGGACCGGGGCGTGTCCGGCCTGTCCCTCTTCGCCGCGCCCGGACAGGACGTGGACGAACTGGTGGCCCGCGTGCGCGACCGCGCGGGCGGTGAGCAGGCGTTGAACGTGCGCGCGAACCGGGCGCTGCGGCAGGCGTCGATGGAGGTGTTCGACCGGACCTTCACCATCACGCAGGTGCTGCGCCTCCTGGCCATTGGCGTCGCGTTCGTGGGCGTGCTGAGCGCGCTGATGTCGTTGCAGTTGGAGCGGGCGCGCGAGTTCGCGGTGCTGCGCGCGACGGGGCTCACACCGGGACAACTGTGGGGCATGGTGTCGATGCAGACGGGCCTGCTGGGGCTGCTCGCGGGGCTGTTCTCCGTGCCGCTGGGTCTGGCGTTGGCCTACGTGCTGGTGCACGTCATCAACCAGCGCTCGTTCGGGTGGACGTTGCAGTTGGTGGTGGCGCCGGGCGTGGTGGTACAGGCGCTGGTGCTGGCATTGGTGGCGGCGGCGCTCGCGGGGCTGTACCCGGCGTGGCGCATGGCACGCGCGAACCCGGCCATGGCGCTGCGGGAGGAGTGA